The following nucleotide sequence is from Bacteroidales bacterium.
TAGTATTTTAATTCCGGCTAAAATTGCCGACGAAGCAATGGATGCAGCAGCTTGCATTGGATGTGGAGCTTGTGTCGCTGCTTGCAAAAATTCTTCTGCAATGTTATTTGTTGCCGCTAAAGTGTCGCAATTAGCTTTATTGCCACAAGGAAAAGCCGAAGCTACAAAACGAGTCAAAGCGATGATTGCCAAAATGGATGAACTAGGTTTTGGAAGCTGTACCAATACCGGTGCTTGTGAGGCTGAATGTCCCAAAAACATTTCTATTGCTCATATAGCTCGCCTCAATAGAGAATATTTATCAACAACTATTAAAGATTAAGGAGTTGAAATTAATGATTATGATAGAAGGCAGTTGCAAAGCTGCCTTTTATTACATTTCTACAAATTCAAAAGGTATTTTAAGCAATTTAGAAAAACGAACACCCGATGAGTGCATATCGGTATCGTCTTTTAAATAATGCCAACGAATCAAAACTTCGTGTGTTTGTGCTATTTCTTGTAATATAAGTAAAATTTTTGCTAGTTGTTTTGCAGAAGCAGTATTGAAATATTCTAATTTAAAATTAAAAACGGTTTTGGGTAATGGATCTTTTTTATATTCATTAAGCCAATTTATAACAGGTTCGTAAAATGCAATTGCATTTTCGGGTAATGAACGATAACCTATTTCAAAAATTCCTTGTTCTTTATTCAAAATAACCGATGGTGTGTCTTCTTGTTTCACAATATTTATTGGTTCTAACATAATCTAATTTATTCAACTGCAATTAAACTTTGCAAACTTAAAAATGAATATTGATTGTTTATAGGAAGAATATCATATTGAACTGGAAAACCGCTTTTCAGACGAATATCTATCATGCCTAAACCTGTTTTTTTAGAATTTGCGCCCTCAAAGTTAAACAAACTATCATTATAATATTCATCAATTTCATCTTTTGTTAATGAATTTACTTTATCAATTTTCTTTTTAAGAGATATAAGTTGTTCGTTATCAATAAAATTGCCTGTTAAGATACGATAAAAATTTTTATTAAAACCAAGTAAAAATATTCCTGGAATTACATCCTGATCGTAACCTTCATTTGGGATATATCCGTGTTTAATAATGTTTTGAAGCATTTCAACAACAACATAAAATACTTTCTTTTTATGGCTAATGCTTCCGGTCATTTGTCCTTCAAGCGAATTAAGTAAGGTAAGTAAGCTTTCTTGATTAAATGGACCATTGTTAATAATTGAAAGGTTTTCTTTATTTAAAATAGCATGAATTTTTTCGACAAAATGAAATTCATTGATGCCAATGTTCTGACCTTGTAATTCTTCTTCAACAATAGGTACTGTACAAAGATAAAAATACGAAAGTTCGCCCGAAAGAGGAACAAATTTATATATTAACTTGTTACCTGCTTTACGTGCCATGTCTATTAGTCCTAGTCCAGCTCCACCTTTGTCTGATATAGAACCTTCTTCTAAAACGGTTTTGTAGTATTCTTTGAGTTCGTCTTTGCTGAGTGTATTTATTTTATCAATTAACGCTTGTAAGTATGGAATATTTTTAGTTTGAGCTATATTGCCTGTTGTAATTACATAGCGGTTGTTCATTTTTTGAATTAAAAATAAACTGTCGTGTTGAGGGTCCACTTCTACATCCGATGCTTGGTGGCGTGTAACATTTTGCAATGCTTCGACTAAAATGTTATAAACGCGCTTTTTTATTTTCGAAGATTCTTCTTGTTTTTCAAGTTTGTTCTCGGTTAAAGATAAAATAGTGTCGGTAACATCTTGTGTAAAAATCCCTTTATATATATACCCTAGATGATAATCTTGCATGAGAAAAAACAACTGTTTAACGAAATCAAGTGATTGATTTTCGACCATAGCTCGCGATTTTAATAGCAAATATAAAAATAATTACAAACTTACTATCTTTTTTTTATTTAACAAAATTTTAATTATAGTGTAAATCAGATTTCAACTTTTATTTGAACACTGTGTCGATGAATAGATAAATTTATACTTTTACCCATAACAATAGGATAATTATATGAATCATGACCGGCTGGAAAATTTTGAATTATTAATTTTAATGTGGGTAAATTAAAACTTTTTAATATAGAAGTAAGTTCGAATGGATAGGCGTTTTCTTGTGGTAAAAGTTTAAAATTACCTAAAATTATTCCATAAACCGAATTGAGCTGACCAGAATGGTAAAGATGATAAAGCATCCGGTCTATTTTATAGGGATACTCGTCAACATCTTCAATAAATAAAAATTTGTTCTTGGTTTGCAAAGCATACGATGTACCAATAGAGCTCTGTAAAAGTGTAAGATTCCCACCGGTAACGATTTCTTCGATGGGGTTTAAAGGCTCATTCAAAAAAACAATGTTTTCGATGGGAAGTTGAAATGAATAACCTCCGTCAAAAAGTAGTTGGTGTAAGTATGTTAAACTTTTATTGTCTTTGTATTTGCTGAATGAAGCAGGCATAGGTCCATGAATGCAAGGTATATCGAACGATTGTATCTTGTTGAGCAGCAATGTAATGTCGCTATAGCCAATAATCCATTTGGGCTTTTTTATAAAATGTTGCCAATTTATTTGCTCAATAATGCGAACACTGCCATATCCGCCACGTGCACAAAATATGGCTTTATATTCATCGCTGTCTAATGCTTCTTGAAAATCGGATAGCCTTTTTTCGTCTGAGGCAGAAAAATAGCTATCGTTGCCGAAAACATTTTGGCCTATTTCTACAACAAGTCCCCACGATTGAAGTATTTGAATACCATATTCTAAGTCGTCTTTTTTTATTTTACCCGATGGAGCAACAATAGCGACTTTATCACCTTTTTTTAAGACCGATAATGCATTAAACATTTATTTTCTAACTTTGTTCCAAAATTACTAAAGAATTTTGATACTATGCAAAAAGTTTGGAAGCGTTATACCGTAACAAGTGCCTTACCCTATGCCAATGGGCCTGTGCATATTGGACATTTAGCAGGTGTTTATGTACCTGCTGATATTTATGTGCGTTATTTAAGAAACAAGAAAAAAGATGTTATATTTATTGGTGGAAGCGACGAACATGGTGTTCCCATTACAATAAAAGCAATGAAAGAAGGTGTTCGCCCTCAGCAAATTGTCGATAGGTATCATTATCTCATAAAAAAGTCGTTTGAAGATTTTGGGATTTCATTTGATATTTATTCACGTACAACTCATAAAATTCATTACGAAACAGCATCCGAATTTTTTAAAACATTGTACGATAAAAATATTTTTATCGAAAAGGTTACCGAACAATATTACGATACCGAAGCCAACCAATTTTTGGCCGACCGATATATTACCGGTACTTGTCCTCATTGCGGAAACGAACGAGCCTATGGCGATCAGTGCGAAAAATGTGGAACTTCGCTCAATCCTACCGACTTAATAAACCCTAAAAGTGCCATCAGTGGCTCGCCTTTGGTTTTAAAAGAAACAAAGCATTGGTTTCTGCCACTCGATAAATTTGAAGCCGATTTAAGAAAATGGATACTCGAAGAGCATAAAGAATGGAAAACCAATGTGTCAGGACAATGTAAATCGTGGCTCGATTTAGGGCTTCAGCCACGTGCTGTTAGTCGCGATTTAGATTGGGGAGTGCCGTTGCCCATTTCGGGTGCAGAAGGTAAAGTATTATATGTATGGTTCGATGCTCCTATCGGTTACATTTCTGCTACCAAAGAACTTACACCCGATTGGGAAAAATATTGGAAAGATAAAGATACCTATTTAGTTCATTTTATTGGAAAAGATAATATTGTGTTTCATTGCATTGTTTTCCCATCAATGCTCATGGCCGAAGGTTCTTATATTTTGCCCGAAAATGTTCCGGCAAACGAATTTTTAAATCTCGAAGGCGATAAAATATCTACTTCACGCAACTGGGCTGTTTGGCTTCATGAATATTTAGACGATTTTCCCGGAAAACAAGATGTACTTCGTTATGTTTTAACGGCTAATATGCCCGAAACAAAAGACAACGATTTTACATGGAAAGATTTTCAAACACGTAATAATAGCGAATTAGTAGCTATACTCGGCAATTTTGTGAATAGAACCGTTGTGCTTACTCATAAGTATTTTGAGGGTAAAGTTCCCTTGTGTTCAAATATAAGTGAGCAAGATATGGACATTTTACGCCAGGCTGTAGAGGCAAAGAAAGAAATAGAAGAAAATATTGAAAACTTCCGTTTCCGCGAAGCACTTAAAGCGTATATGAATATTGCCCGTATAGGTAATAAATACCTTGCCGAAAGCGAACCCTGGAAATTAGCCAATACCGATA
It contains:
- the metG gene encoding methionine--tRNA ligase, whose translation is MQKVWKRYTVTSALPYANGPVHIGHLAGVYVPADIYVRYLRNKKKDVIFIGGSDEHGVPITIKAMKEGVRPQQIVDRYHYLIKKSFEDFGISFDIYSRTTHKIHYETASEFFKTLYDKNIFIEKVTEQYYDTEANQFLADRYITGTCPHCGNERAYGDQCEKCGTSLNPTDLINPKSAISGSPLVLKETKHWFLPLDKFEADLRKWILEEHKEWKTNVSGQCKSWLDLGLQPRAVSRDLDWGVPLPISGAEGKVLYVWFDAPIGYISATKELTPDWEKYWKDKDTYLVHFIGKDNIVFHCIVFPSMLMAEGSYILPENVPANEFLNLEGDKISTSRNWAVWLHEYLDDFPGKQDVLRYVLTANMPETKDNDFTWKDFQTRNNSELVAILGNFVNRTVVLTHKYFEGKVPLCSNISEQDMDILRQAVEAKKEIEENIENFRFREALKAYMNIARIGNKYLAESEPWKLANTDMERVKAIIAVSLEITGLLAVLGEPFLPFTTVKLKKMLNLSNYDWDMVGTKPVFTAGHKINKAELLFDKIDDEAIERQLQKLQQTKIQNEQNAEKHYVPVKENITYDDFSKMDIRIATVKHAERVPKTDKLLKLTLQLGFEERTVVSGVAHCYQPEELIGKQVCLLANLEPRKIKGIESKGMVLFAEDTNGKLVAVSPIIKTDEGSVVK
- a CDS encoding LD-carboxypeptidase encodes the protein MFNALSVLKKGDKVAIVAPSGKIKKDDLEYGIQILQSWGLVVEIGQNVFGNDSYFSASDEKRLSDFQEALDSDEYKAIFCARGGYGSVRIIEQINWQHFIKKPKWIIGYSDITLLLNKIQSFDIPCIHGPMPASFSKYKDNKSLTYLHQLLFDGGYSFQLPIENIVFLNEPLNPIEEIVTGGNLTLLQSSIGTSYALQTKNKFLFIEDVDEYPYKIDRMLYHLYHSGQLNSVYGIILGNFKLLPQENAYPFELTSILKSFNLPTLKLIIQNFPAGHDSYNYPIVMGKSINLSIHRHSVQIKVEI
- a CDS encoding DUF1987 domain-containing protein — encoded protein: MLEPINIVKQEDTPSVILNKEQGIFEIGYRSLPENAIAFYEPVINWLNEYKKDPLPKTVFNFKLEYFNTASAKQLAKILLILQEIAQTHEVLIRWHYLKDDTDMHSSGVRFSKLLKIPFEFVEM